In one window of Sediminispirochaeta bajacaliforniensis DSM 16054 DNA:
- a CDS encoding ADP-ribosylglycohydrolase family protein, protein MKHHDTRKGIIYGALAADSLSLGSHWIYNVDAIAKRIGRPSDLNDPLVKTFHPNRKRGEFTHYGDQTLWLLESIADKGGYDQEAFFQLWKEKMAIYDGYMDHASKDTLSAGKASSMDDLGGAGRTAALALLFADPVALANAAASQASLTHDHPLVRDVARFFSRLLFHGDEPMKEALWATLEEEVWESGDLLPSQVKAGAETAGEETIAVIGRFGQMCSAERALPGTIHLLVSYPDNYEKAMISNVAAGGDSAARGLLAGMILGARSGFSSIPVRWTGALAAADRIDDAVDRIASL, encoded by the coding sequence ATGAAACATCATGATACACGTAAGGGAATCATCTACGGGGCATTGGCCGCCGATTCTTTAAGTCTCGGCAGCCATTGGATCTATAATGTCGATGCCATTGCCAAGCGGATCGGCCGGCCAAGTGACTTGAATGATCCGCTGGTGAAAACCTTTCATCCGAATAGAAAGCGGGGTGAGTTTACCCATTACGGTGATCAAACCCTGTGGCTTCTTGAATCGATTGCCGATAAGGGCGGTTACGACCAAGAGGCCTTTTTTCAGCTTTGGAAAGAGAAGATGGCCATCTATGACGGCTATATGGATCATGCCAGCAAGGATACCCTCTCTGCCGGGAAGGCCAGCTCGATGGATGACTTGGGCGGGGCCGGACGGACCGCCGCCCTTGCATTGCTTTTTGCCGATCCGGTCGCTTTGGCGAATGCCGCGGCTTCCCAGGCTTCGTTGACCCACGATCATCCCCTGGTACGGGATGTCGCCCGATTTTTCAGCCGACTCCTGTTTCATGGTGATGAGCCCATGAAAGAAGCCCTGTGGGCCACGCTGGAAGAGGAGGTTTGGGAGAGCGGAGATCTTCTTCCCTCTCAAGTAAAGGCTGGTGCGGAAACCGCAGGGGAGGAAACGATTGCCGTGATCGGCCGCTTCGGCCAGATGTGCAGCGCCGAACGAGCCCTTCCCGGGACAATCCACCTGCTTGTTTCGTATCCCGACAACTATGAAAAGGCGATGATTTCCAATGTTGCTGCAGGGGGCGATTCTGCCGCCAGGGGCCTGCTTGCCGGGATGATCCTTGGCGCGCGTTCCGGCTTTTCGTCTATCCCCGTCCGTTGGACGGGAGCCCTGGCAGCCGCCGATCGCATCGATGATGCAGTCGACCGCATAGCTTCCCTTTGA
- a CDS encoding DNA-3-methyladenine glycosylase I has product MKEKADNRCPWCMGNALMQSYHDTEWGVPLHDEKKHFEFLLLETMQAGLSWQTILNKREAFRKAFAGFDVEKVSRFGEEDKARLMDNAGIIRNRRKIEAAISNASAFLHIKKEWGSFDRYIWSFTDGKVVDHRLTTMVQMPVKDELAERVSADLKKRGFKFVGAVTIYAHLQAIGVINDHLTHCFRYNELREKP; this is encoded by the coding sequence ATGAAAGAGAAAGCAGATAATCGCTGTCCCTGGTGCATGGGAAATGCCCTTATGCAAAGCTATCACGACACGGAATGGGGAGTTCCCCTCCATGATGAGAAGAAGCATTTTGAGTTTTTGCTCCTCGAAACCATGCAGGCGGGACTGAGTTGGCAAACCATCCTCAACAAGCGCGAGGCCTTTCGCAAAGCCTTTGCGGGATTTGACGTAGAGAAGGTTTCACGCTTCGGCGAAGAAGATAAAGCAAGGCTGATGGATAATGCCGGAATCATCAGAAACCGAAGAAAAATCGAAGCTGCAATCTCCAACGCATCGGCCTTTCTTCACATCAAAAAAGAATGGGGAAGTTTTGACCGCTACATCTGGTCCTTCACCGACGGTAAGGTGGTGGACCATCGGCTGACGACGATGGTCCAGATGCCGGTAAAAGATGAACTGGCGGAGAGGGTTTCTGCCGACCTAAAAAAGCGCGGCTTCAAATTCGTAGGAGCAGTGACCATATATGCCCATCTTCAGGCCATCGGCGTTATCAACGACCATCTGACACATTGCTTCCGCTACAACGAGCTAAGGGAAAAACCATAG
- a CDS encoding ClC family H(+)/Cl(-) exchange transporter yields the protein MSVASRNITDNESILPTLNFWYSFRPVLFAKSIIVGVVTGFIVVALRIGLTAAHDIRKSLYEALSEKPLPIQLGWVFLLVIAGLLIGYTIKRYPLIRGSGIPQVKGALNRQIRLSWFPELFLKFFGGIVGIGAGLSLGREGPCVQLGSYVGLSMLHHSKTPNLERKYLITSGAAAGLSAAFNAPLAGVIFVLEEMHKSFSPLLLVCSMASSTAADFVASHFFGLRPIFDFHAINVIPQEYFHFAIILGIVIAFVGHLFKKALYFFQDFYVRLRIPVILRPVLPLLLSVLLGLYCFDVTGGGHHLIESLCYDNKTLLFLSVLLCLKFLFTTLCYGSGNPGGIFLPLLLIGALVGQIYGGLLQAIGLIDSSHNMNFMIMGMAANFTAIVRAPVTGAILILEMSGNFNHLLGLVGVCMSTYLVGSFIKSRPVYDVLLDRLIHRNPGIFVGNERRKVILEIPVSIDSFLEHKQVAHIDWPEGTVLIGIMRGEKEFIPKPKTEILPGDQLLILASEEDAGKVQMSLIAMGASPED from the coding sequence ATGTCAGTAGCATCACGAAACATCACAGATAACGAAAGTATCCTGCCCACCTTAAACTTCTGGTACTCATTTCGGCCGGTACTCTTTGCAAAGAGTATCATAGTCGGCGTGGTAACCGGTTTCATTGTCGTGGCCCTGCGTATCGGCCTCACTGCCGCCCATGATATACGAAAAAGCTTATACGAAGCATTGTCTGAGAAGCCCCTTCCTATTCAGTTGGGCTGGGTATTTCTTCTTGTTATAGCAGGTTTACTCATAGGATATACGATAAAACGATACCCGCTCATCCGAGGAAGCGGTATTCCACAGGTGAAAGGGGCCCTTAACCGACAAATCCGCCTCTCCTGGTTCCCCGAACTCTTTTTAAAGTTTTTCGGAGGTATCGTCGGTATCGGTGCAGGGCTCTCCCTCGGAAGGGAAGGTCCCTGTGTGCAACTCGGTTCCTACGTAGGATTGAGTATGCTTCACCACTCAAAAACCCCCAATCTGGAACGTAAATATCTTATTACCAGCGGGGCTGCAGCAGGTTTGTCGGCTGCCTTCAACGCTCCCCTTGCCGGTGTCATCTTCGTCCTCGAAGAGATGCACAAAAGCTTTTCGCCGCTCTTGCTGGTCTGTTCCATGGCCTCGTCAACCGCTGCGGACTTTGTCGCAAGTCACTTCTTCGGACTCAGGCCCATTTTCGATTTCCACGCAATCAACGTCATTCCCCAGGAATATTTTCATTTTGCCATTATTCTCGGCATTGTCATCGCCTTTGTCGGCCATCTTTTTAAGAAGGCCCTCTACTTTTTTCAGGATTTCTACGTGAGGCTGCGTATCCCCGTGATATTGCGACCGGTCCTGCCCCTTCTGCTCTCCGTGCTTCTGGGGCTCTACTGCTTCGATGTGACGGGAGGAGGACATCATTTAATCGAAAGCCTCTGCTACGATAACAAGACCCTCCTTTTCCTATCGGTTCTCCTGTGCCTCAAGTTTCTCTTCACCACACTATGTTACGGTTCGGGAAACCCCGGAGGTATCTTTTTACCCCTGCTGCTCATCGGCGCGCTGGTGGGACAGATATACGGGGGGCTTTTACAGGCCATCGGTCTTATAGATTCTTCCCACAACATGAATTTTATGATTATGGGGATGGCGGCAAATTTTACCGCCATCGTTAGGGCCCCTGTAACAGGAGCAATCCTCATCCTTGAGATGAGTGGAAATTTTAATCACCTCCTCGGTCTGGTAGGTGTCTGCATGAGTACCTACCTCGTCGGCAGCTTCATAAAGTCAAGACCCGTATATGATGTGCTGCTTGACCGCCTAATACACCGAAATCCGGGAATTTTCGTCGGCAATGAGCGCCGTAAGGTTATCCTCGAAATTCCAGTCTCCATTGATTCCTTTCTGGAACATAAACAAGTGGCCCATATCGACTGGCCCGAGGGAACGGTGCTCATCGGTATCATGCGGGGCGAAAAAGAGTTCATCCCAAAACCGAAAACGGAGATACTTCCCGGTGATCAGCTGTTGATTCTTGCTTCGGAAGAAGATGCGGGAAAGGTCCAGATGTCTCTGATCGCCATGGGTGCTTCACCGGAGGATTGA
- a CDS encoding nucleobase:cation symporter-2 family protein → MSDTSVQTPPQNGAAGSAVEIIYGLDDRPSFLQSLFAALQHLLAIFVSIITPPTIICGVLGLPIQMTSYIISMALVVSGIATFIQAKKFGPVGSGLLSIQGTSFTFLGTIIAIGMAVKGDGGSNEAALATIFGICFFGSFIEMVFSRFLKFLQKIITPLVSGIIVTMIGLSLVKVGFTDIAGGSAAVGTDAFGSWQNLGLAAIVLVTIIILNRSKNQWLRMGAIVIGLAVGYIVAAFMGRIDFTKLDGLSLINVPIPFKYGFFKFRFDYFIPMALLYLITTVESIGDLTATSLVSNQPIEGKQYIKTISGGVLGDGVNSAIAALFNSFPNTTFSQNNGIIQLTGVASRYIGYFIAALLVIFGAFPIIGGIFSLIPSPVLGGATIIMFGTVAASGIKLIGTNVINRRGILIMAISFGLGLGVILVPDALGHFPPLAKTIFGSAITTGGLSAIFLNIILPRSYKEQKVHDDLRTDMT, encoded by the coding sequence ATGAGCGATACCTCCGTTCAAACACCCCCGCAAAACGGGGCAGCAGGCAGTGCCGTAGAGATCATCTACGGTCTAGACGATCGTCCTTCCTTTTTGCAATCACTCTTCGCGGCACTGCAACACCTTCTTGCCATCTTTGTCAGTATTATTACCCCGCCGACCATCATCTGCGGTGTTTTGGGGCTGCCCATTCAGATGACCAGCTACATCATTTCCATGGCCCTGGTCGTCTCTGGCATCGCAACCTTCATCCAGGCCAAGAAGTTCGGCCCTGTCGGGAGCGGACTTCTCTCCATACAGGGCACAAGCTTCACCTTTCTCGGGACCATCATCGCCATAGGCATGGCGGTCAAGGGAGATGGCGGCAGCAACGAAGCCGCCCTTGCCACCATCTTCGGCATCTGCTTCTTCGGCAGTTTCATCGAAATGGTCTTTTCTCGATTTCTCAAGTTCCTCCAGAAAATCATTACCCCCCTGGTCAGCGGTATCATCGTCACCATGATCGGACTCTCCCTGGTCAAGGTCGGGTTCACCGATATCGCAGGGGGATCGGCCGCAGTAGGAACCGACGCCTTTGGAAGCTGGCAGAACCTCGGTCTGGCGGCAATCGTCCTGGTGACCATCATCATCCTGAACCGCAGCAAAAACCAATGGCTCCGCATGGGAGCCATCGTCATCGGCCTTGCCGTCGGCTATATCGTTGCGGCCTTCATGGGGCGTATCGATTTTACCAAGCTCGACGGATTATCCCTGATCAACGTGCCGATACCCTTCAAATACGGATTCTTCAAATTCCGTTTCGACTATTTCATCCCCATGGCACTCCTCTACCTGATCACCACCGTGGAGTCCATCGGCGACCTCACCGCAACCAGTCTGGTATCAAATCAACCCATTGAGGGAAAACAGTACATTAAAACCATCAGCGGAGGGGTCCTCGGCGATGGTGTGAACTCCGCGATAGCGGCCCTGTTCAACAGCTTTCCCAATACCACGTTCAGTCAGAACAACGGCATCATCCAGCTTACCGGTGTGGCGAGTCGCTACATTGGCTACTTTATCGCCGCTCTGCTTGTCATATTCGGGGCCTTCCCCATCATCGGCGGAATCTTCAGCCTCATTCCCTCCCCTGTTCTCGGAGGAGCCACCATCATCATGTTCGGGACCGTTGCAGCCAGCGGCATCAAGCTGATCGGCACCAACGTCATCAACCGCCGGGGGATCCTTATCATGGCCATAAGCTTCGGGCTCGGCCTCGGTGTGATCCTCGTTCCTGATGCCCTGGGGCATTTTCCTCCCCTGGCAAAAACCATCTTCGGTTCGGCAATCACCACCGGCGGACTTTCCGCCATATTCCTCAACATCATTCTTCCCCGTTCCTACAAGGAACAGAAGGTCCACGACGACCTTCGCACCGATATGACCTGA
- a CDS encoding xanthine dehydrogenase family protein molybdopterin-binding subunit codes for MPVSGTTVFRNDAVSKVTGRAKYTDDLKFYGMAHAVVVYTGYVRAEHLRVDVDAASAAPGVLGVFTAADIPGQICFGQINRDYAMLAQERILCEGDVIALIVAETRAEALAAASLVKEQAEELPPVTDSFEALKPDAPILRPGSAGNTNRINHGRVRKGNAEAVLQGCDLVLDEEFSTQFIEHAYMEPEAGIAVPRPDGVIEIYGSMQHPYSTRRFVSAMLGEPLSNIEVYMTPMGGGFGGKDDTAAIVCARAALAARKLNRPVKLTYDRSWSMKESYKRHPYYLHYRVGFDKRGKFRGADIDMVSDSGAYTSVTPWVNWRSTAQCCGPYTADAVRMDIVAATTNNVFTGAMRGFGAPQVNFAVEQLMDMAAEKLGLSPVEIRRMNMVKQGDATITGQVLDNHTVSLEAVMDRLLAESSYREKYPSCSRGKGEGDELYGIGFSISYRGASLGAEGMDYCSSIINCQMDGSILLEAAIHENGQGAESVQMMILSEELGVPLSRIRYKRPSTSNIPDGGTTVATRGTIMGGGAVAIAARNLKKLIAETLAEELGGDPSEVVFENDTVSVPLGKSFSWEEAMKAMHLHRVYPYAFGTFQAPHVSWDEELGQGDAYFTFVYSAQAAELTVSRKTGKIKLLSLTAVHDIGRAINRAMVLGQMYGGIAQAVGQALSEDLAVRDGRIGNLNLDKYKIPRAKDLPEIKGIIVENPDPTSPTGAKGIGEPALELMAPAIANAVYNATGLRFHSLPITINPEDLK; via the coding sequence ATGCCAGTTTCCGGAACGACGGTTTTCAGAAACGATGCCGTTTCCAAGGTGACCGGACGGGCCAAGTATACCGACGATCTGAAATTCTACGGTATGGCCCATGCGGTTGTCGTTTATACCGGCTATGTACGAGCCGAGCATCTTCGCGTCGATGTTGATGCGGCGTCGGCCGCACCCGGGGTTCTCGGAGTTTTTACCGCAGCCGATATTCCCGGACAGATCTGCTTCGGCCAGATCAACCGCGATTATGCCATGCTTGCCCAGGAGCGCATCCTTTGCGAAGGAGACGTCATTGCCCTGATTGTTGCCGAAACCCGGGCCGAGGCCCTTGCCGCTGCGTCCTTGGTCAAGGAGCAGGCAGAAGAGCTTCCTCCCGTTACCGATTCCTTTGAGGCTCTCAAGCCCGATGCTCCGATCCTTCGTCCCGGTTCTGCGGGAAATACCAACCGTATCAACCATGGACGGGTCAGGAAAGGGAATGCGGAGGCTGTTTTGCAGGGGTGTGATCTTGTTCTTGATGAGGAGTTTTCCACCCAGTTTATCGAGCACGCCTATATGGAGCCCGAGGCGGGGATTGCCGTGCCTCGTCCCGATGGTGTTATCGAGATATACGGCAGCATGCAGCATCCCTATTCAACCAGGCGTTTTGTCTCGGCTATGTTGGGCGAGCCCCTTTCCAACATTGAGGTCTATATGACGCCCATGGGGGGAGGCTTTGGGGGAAAGGACGATACCGCCGCCATTGTGTGCGCCAGGGCTGCTTTGGCGGCACGGAAACTGAATCGACCGGTGAAACTGACCTATGATCGCAGCTGGTCTATGAAAGAGAGTTACAAACGCCATCCCTATTATCTCCATTATCGTGTCGGCTTTGATAAGCGGGGAAAGTTTCGGGGTGCCGATATCGATATGGTAAGCGACTCGGGGGCCTATACCAGCGTAACCCCCTGGGTGAACTGGCGCAGCACCGCCCAATGCTGCGGTCCCTACACCGCCGATGCGGTGCGCATGGATATCGTTGCCGCGACCACCAACAATGTCTTTACCGGAGCCATGCGGGGATTCGGCGCTCCTCAGGTCAACTTTGCCGTTGAGCAGCTTATGGACATGGCCGCGGAAAAGCTGGGGCTCTCTCCTGTTGAGATTCGCCGCATGAATATGGTCAAGCAGGGGGATGCAACCATAACCGGGCAGGTGCTGGATAACCATACCGTCAGCCTCGAGGCGGTAATGGATCGACTTCTCGCCGAATCTTCCTACAGGGAAAAGTACCCCTCCTGTTCCCGGGGTAAGGGGGAAGGGGATGAGCTCTACGGTATCGGCTTTTCCATCAGCTATCGGGGAGCAAGTCTCGGGGCGGAGGGAATGGATTATTGTTCCTCCATCATCAACTGCCAGATGGACGGATCGATCCTTCTGGAGGCGGCCATCCATGAAAACGGGCAGGGGGCAGAATCGGTCCAGATGATGATCCTCAGCGAAGAACTTGGGGTTCCCCTTTCGAGGATTCGCTATAAGCGACCCTCCACCAGCAATATTCCCGATGGCGGGACCACCGTAGCGACCCGTGGGACCATCATGGGAGGCGGCGCCGTGGCTATTGCCGCCCGGAATCTAAAGAAGCTGATTGCCGAGACCCTTGCCGAAGAGCTGGGCGGCGACCCTTCTGAGGTCGTTTTCGAAAACGATACGGTCAGCGTTCCTCTGGGGAAGAGCTTCAGCTGGGAAGAGGCCATGAAGGCGATGCATCTTCATCGGGTCTACCCCTACGCTTTCGGCACCTTTCAGGCTCCCCATGTTTCCTGGGACGAAGAGCTTGGGCAGGGTGATGCCTACTTTACCTTTGTCTACAGCGCCCAGGCTGCCGAGCTGACGGTAAGCCGCAAAACCGGTAAGATAAAGCTCCTTTCTTTAACCGCGGTCCACGATATCGGTCGGGCGATCAACAGGGCCATGGTTTTAGGGCAAATGTACGGCGGTATCGCTCAGGCGGTGGGGCAGGCCTTGAGCGAGGATCTGGCGGTGCGGGACGGTCGGATCGGCAATCTCAATCTTGACAAATACAAAATTCCCAGGGCGAAGGATCTGCCCGAGATCAAGGGGATCATTGTGGAGAATCCCGATCCAACCTCTCCCACGGGTGCTAAGGGAATTGGCGAGCCCGCCCTTGAACTGATGGCCCCGGCCATTGCCAATGCAGTTTACAACGCAACGGGACTTCGCTTCCACAGCCTTCCCATCACGATAAACC